From the Clostridiales bacterium FE2011 genome, one window contains:
- a CDS encoding NUDIX domain-containing protein: MDKWVETKQLQVHFVSAAGLVYKDGKVLLIRSARRGWEFPGGVVEQGEAILDGLKREICEESGIIAEPRCLAGVYQRLTMKEGYGPLEGIMIPPNVSILFICDYVSGELHTSDESLEAGWFTPEEAKEMVTLPHFKTALTTMLEYNGKVRFSALENAEDGGMKTVRDQYVGL; this comes from the coding sequence ATGGATAAATGGGTGGAAACAAAGCAGCTTCAGGTACACTTTGTATCGGCTGCGGGTCTGGTATATAAAGACGGGAAGGTGCTGCTGATCAGATCCGCGAGAAGGGGCTGGGAGTTTCCCGGCGGCGTTGTTGAACAGGGCGAAGCAATCCTGGACGGCCTGAAACGGGAAATCTGCGAAGAAAGCGGGATCATCGCTGAACCGCGGTGCCTGGCCGGTGTCTATCAGAGGCTGACCATGAAAGAGGGATACGGACCGCTGGAAGGGATAATGATCCCGCCAAACGTGAGCATATTATTTATATGCGACTATGTGAGCGGAGAACTTCACACCTCCGATGAGAGCCTGGAAGCCGGATGGTTTACACCGGAGGAGGCAAAAGAGATGGTGACGCTGCCTCACTTTAAAACGGCGCTCACAACGATGCTGGAGTATAACGGAAAAGTACGGTTCAGCGCGCTGGAAAATGCTGAAGATGGGGGCATGAAGACGGTCAGGGACCAGTATGTCGGACTGTGA
- a CDS encoding effector binding domain-containing protein → MTDMLTVSEVSRTYGVSARMLRHYEKLGLIGSNRKEGYAYRVYRPEDIQRLRQILVLRKLRLSLKEIGAILNDPGPATAISVFEKNLAEMNEELRSLGAVRDVIGEFCNALKQRSALPAGEMILQDSRLLALADELSPSSTLIQEERKSIMDNLKQADQGGRMKDIRIVHLPESDVAAAHALDDEPEDRAGKMIAEFARKTKLWEKHPGLRLYGFNHPIPMDDTGYHGYEFWITIPEGMEVPAPLVKKHFAGGTYAAHMIQMGNFEEWGPFYETVEKSDEYEYAGSGNPDDMFGNLEEHLNYHDHIMETTDGEPETQQLDLLIPVRRK, encoded by the coding sequence GTGACGGACATGCTGACTGTTTCTGAAGTATCCAGAACATACGGCGTATCAGCAAGAATGCTGCGCCATTATGAAAAACTGGGGCTGATCGGCAGTAACCGGAAAGAAGGTTATGCCTACCGCGTATATCGTCCGGAAGATATACAGCGCCTGCGCCAGATCCTGGTTCTGAGGAAGCTGCGCCTTTCCCTGAAAGAGATCGGCGCAATCCTGAACGATCCCGGCCCGGCCACAGCCATCAGCGTATTTGAAAAGAACCTGGCGGAGATGAACGAAGAGCTCAGGTCACTGGGCGCAGTCCGCGATGTGATCGGGGAATTCTGCAATGCGCTGAAACAACGCAGCGCGCTGCCCGCCGGAGAGATGATCCTGCAGGACAGCAGGCTGCTTGCCCTTGCGGATGAACTTTCTCCCTCCTCAACACTGATACAGGAAGAGAGGAAGAGTATCATGGACAACCTGAAACAAGCCGACCAGGGCGGCAGAATGAAGGACATTCGCATTGTACACCTGCCGGAGAGCGACGTTGCCGCAGCACACGCGTTAGACGATGAACCGGAAGACCGGGCGGGCAAAATGATTGCTGAGTTTGCCCGCAAAACAAAACTGTGGGAAAAGCATCCCGGACTGCGGCTGTACGGCTTCAACCATCCGATCCCGATGGACGACACCGGGTACCACGGATACGAGTTCTGGATTACGATCCCGGAAGGAATGGAAGTGCCGGCTCCGCTGGTGAAGAAGCACTTTGCCGGAGGCACTTATGCCGCGCATATGATCCAGATGGGGAACTTTGAAGAATGGGGTCCTTTCTACGAGACGGTTGAAAAAAGTGATGAATACGAATATGCCGGAAGCGGAAATCCCGACGACATGTTCGGTAACCTGGAAGAGCACCTGAATTATCACGATCACATCATGGAAACAACAGACGGAGAACCTGAAACCCAACAGCTTGACCTGCTGATCCCCGTCAGGCGAAAATAA
- a CDS encoding VOC family protein, with translation MTIGEVCLLTNDVPKLAAFYKQLLGVENNSNDETHQFIIAEEIMLTIYNDGTVKNNQNQNICLAFTVDDIDREYEKVKALGAKVIEPPTKRPWGAVNMSIYDPDNNMIYFRSFPGKEE, from the coding sequence ATGACGATCGGTGAAGTATGCTTACTGACAAACGACGTACCCAAGCTGGCGGCGTTTTACAAGCAGCTGCTCGGCGTGGAAAACAACAGCAATGACGAAACCCATCAGTTCATCATTGCTGAAGAAATCATGCTGACGATCTATAATGACGGAACGGTCAAAAACAACCAGAACCAGAATATATGCCTGGCATTTACGGTGGATGATATTGACAGGGAATATGAAAAGGTCAAAGCGCTGGGCGCAAAGGTGATTGAACCGCCGACAAAACGTCCATGGGGTGCGGTCAATATGAGCATTTACGATCCGGACAACAATATGATTTACTTCAGGAGTTTTCCGGGCAAAGAAGAATAA
- a CDS encoding Type 1 glutamine amidotransferase-like domain-containing protein codes for MRVMLTSCGLETKKIEEAFLKFLGKAPEQANALFIPTAAIDADAIEVLPKCMEDLLKAGIPKKNVRVFDLHQNMPVEELKTFDVVYLCGGRTSYLLGRINDTGFHETLMAYIRDNGFVIGVSAGSLIFANNLPDNLGLVDTKMDVHCEQGDLPGRVSFPLKENTKLSNTAAMLIRSIPDDVEIIDD; via the coding sequence ATGCGGGTAATGCTGACATCCTGCGGCCTGGAGACGAAGAAGATCGAAGAAGCGTTCCTGAAATTCCTGGGTAAAGCGCCGGAACAGGCCAATGCGCTTTTTATTCCCACAGCCGCCATTGACGCGGATGCCATTGAAGTGCTGCCGAAGTGCATGGAAGACCTGCTGAAAGCCGGCATCCCGAAGAAGAACGTCCGGGTTTTTGACCTGCATCAGAATATGCCTGTTGAGGAACTGAAAACCTTTGACGTAGTGTATCTGTGCGGCGGCCGGACTTCATACCTGCTTGGCAGGATCAATGACACGGGTTTTCATGAAACGCTGATGGCCTATATCCGGGATAACGGCTTTGTAATCGGCGTCAGCGCCGGAAGCCTGATCTTTGCCAACAACCTTCCGGATAACCTGGGGCTGGTGGATACGAAGATGGACGTTCATTGTGAACAGGGAGATCTGCCGGGACGGGTATCTTTCCCACTGAAAGAAAACACAAAGCTTTCGAACACGGCGGCAATGCTGATCAGGAGCATTCCGGATGACGTTGAAATCATAGATGACTGA
- a CDS encoding helix-turn-helix transcriptional regulator translates to MKETFGQRLSRLRKQSGLTQEELAEKFGISGQAVSKWENDASMPDISILPDLSDVLRVSLNELLGKEENKARIVPVGERKDTNDLILKVRANLADGDKVTVNLPMGLVKAGMMMNMKMPQISGSEALQKVDFEEIIRLVDQGMVGELVTVESPDGDNVRVFVE, encoded by the coding sequence ATGAAGGAGACATTCGGACAGCGGCTCAGCCGGTTAAGGAAGCAGAGCGGCCTCACCCAGGAGGAACTCGCGGAAAAGTTCGGCATCTCCGGACAGGCTGTATCCAAGTGGGAGAACGACGCATCCATGCCGGATATTTCCATTCTCCCGGATCTCTCGGACGTGCTCAGGGTAAGCCTGAACGAGCTGCTGGGCAAAGAAGAAAACAAAGCCAGGATTGTCCCTGTCGGGGAACGCAAGGACACCAATGACCTGATCCTTAAGGTGCGCGCCAATCTGGCGGATGGAGACAAGGTGACGGTCAATCTTCCGATGGGACTTGTCAAGGCCGGAATGATGATGAACATGAAGATGCCCCAGATCAGCGGGAGTGAAGCACTGCAGAAGGTGGACTTCGAGGAGATCATCCGGCTGGTGGATCAGGGTATGGTAGGGGAACTCGTTACTGTGGAGAGTCCAGACGGCGACAACGTGCGCGTGTTCGTGGAGTAA